A genomic window from Ciona intestinalis chromosome 8, KH, whole genome shotgun sequence includes:
- the LOC100176736 gene encoding tubulin alpha chain, testis-specific, giving the protein MRECISIHVGQAGVQIGNACWELYCLEHGIQPDGQMPSDKTVGSGDDSFNTFFSETGSGKHVPRAVFVDLEPTVVDEIRTGTYRQLFHPEQMITGKEDAANNYARGHYTIGKEIVDTVLDRIRKLADQCTGLQGFLIFHSFGGGTGSGFASLLMERLSVDYGKKSKLEFAVYPAPQVSTAVVEPYNSILTTHTTLEHSDCAFMVDNEAIYDICRRNLDVDRPSYTNLNRLIGQIVSSITASLRFDGALNVDLTEFQTNLVPYPRIHFPLVTYAPVISAEKAYHEQLSVGEITNACFEPANQMVKCDPRHGKYMACCMLYRGDVVPKDVNAAIASIKTKRTIQFVDWCPTGFKVGINYQPPTVVPGGDLAKVQRAVCMLSNTTAIAEAWARLDHKFDLMYAKRAFVHWYVGEGMEEGEFSEAREDLAALEKDYEEVGVDTADGDGDEDEEDEY; this is encoded by the exons ATG CGCGAATGTATCTCCATCCACGTCGGCCAAGCCGGAGTTCAGATCGGTAACGCTTGCTGGGAGTTGTACTGCCTCGAGCATGGCATTCAACCAGACGGTCAAATGCCAAGCGATAAAACTGTCGGCAGTGGCGATGACTCGTTCAACACTTTCTTCAGCGAGACCGGTTCAGGAAAACACGTCCCACGAGCCGTATTTGTTGATTTAGAACCTACCGTAGTGG ACGAAATCCGCACTGGTACTTACCGCCAGTTGTTCCACCCTGAGCAAATGATTACTGGAAAAGAAGATGCCGCAAATAACTATGCAAGAGGTCACTACACTATTG GTAAAGAGATTGTGGACACTGTTCTCGATCGTATCCGAAAGTTGGCCGACCAATGCACAGGTCTGCAAGGTTTTCTCATTTTTCACTCTTTCGGTGGTGGAACCGGCTCCGGTTTTGCGTCTCTATTGATGGAAAGACTTTCCGTCGATTATGGGAAGAAATCAAAGCTGGAGTTCGCGGTCTACCCAGCACCGCAG GTTTCAACCGCAGTGGTGGAACCTTACAATTCCATCTTGACCACTCATACCACCCTTGAGCATTCCGATTGCGCATTTATGGTCGACAACGAGGCAATCTACGATATCTGCCGTAGAAACCTTGACGTTGACCGTCCATCTTACACCAACCTCAACCGTCTGATCGGTCAAATCGTTTCTTCAATCACTGCTTCCCTGCGTTTCGACGGGGCTCTCAACGTCGATTTGACAGAGTTTCAGACCAACTTGGTGCCATACCCTCGCATCCATTTCCCGTTGGTCACCTACGCTCCGGTCATCTCGGCAGAAAAAGCTTATCACGAGCAGCTTTCCGTTGGCGAAATCACCAATGCTTGTTTTGAGCCCGCTAACCAGATGGTGAAATGCGATCCCCGCCATGGCAAGTACATGGCATGTTGTATGCTTTACCGTGGCGATGTTGTACCGAAGGACGTCAATGCTGCTATTGCTTCTATTAAAACGAAACGTACAATTCAG TTCGTCGACTGGTGCCCCACTGGTTTCAAGGTTGGTATAAACTACCAGCCACCCACCGTTGTACCAGGTGGTGATCTGGCAAAGGTCCAACGGGCCGTCTGCATGTTGAGCAACACCACAGCTATTGCTGAAGCTTGGGCTCGTCTCGATCACAAGTTTGACTTGATGTACGCCAAGCGAGCATTCGTTCACTG GTATGTCGGCGAGGGAATGGAAGAAGGAGAATTCTCGGAGGCTCGTGAGGATCTCGCTGCTCTAGAGAAAGATTACGAAGAGGTTGGAGTCGATACTGCAGATGGAGATGGCGACGAAGACGAAGAGgacgaatattaa